A genomic stretch from Erigeron canadensis isolate Cc75 chromosome 9, C_canadensis_v1, whole genome shotgun sequence includes:
- the LOC122582246 gene encoding 60S ribosomal protein L5-like: protein MLYLTLYIQTSLPLPSILSIFLPAASSQILKMAFVKAQKSRSYFKRFQVKFKRRREGKTDYRARIRLINQDKNKYNTPKFRYVVRFTNKDITAQIISATIAGDMVLASAYAHELPRYGLKVGLTNYAAAYCTGLLLARRVLKKLEMDDDYQGNVEATGEDFSVEPAESRRPFRALLDVGLLRTTTGNRVFGALKGALDGGLDIPHSDKRFAGYSKDSKSLDADVHRKYIYGGHVAAYMNTLMEDEPEKYQTHFAEYIKAGVEAGNLEELYKKVHAAIRADPSPKKTEKQPPKEHKRYNLKKLTYDERKQKLIERLNALNAAAGANDDDSDEDDE from the exons ATGCTATATCTAACACTTTACATACAAACATCACTGCCTCTTCCCTCTATACTCTCCATTTTCCTCCCCGCAGCCTCATCACAGATTTTGAAGATG GCATTTGTCAAAGCCCAGAAGTCTAGATCTTACTTCAAGAGGTTTCAAGTTAAGTTCAAGAGAAGGAGAG AGGGCAAGACTGATTACCGTGCCAGAATTCGACTCATCAACCAGGACAAGAACAAGTACAACACCCCCAAGTTCCGATATGTTGTCCGATTT ACCAACAAGGATATTACTGCCCAAATCATATCTGCAACCATTGCTGGGGACATGGTTCTTGCTTCTGCTTATGCTCATGAGCTCCCGCGATACGGTCTCAAAGTTGGGCTAACTAACTATGCTGCAG CTTATTGCACTGGTCTTCTTTTGGCTCGTCGAGTTTTGAAAAAGCTTGAAATGGATGATGACTACCAGGGAAATGTTGAG GcaactggagaagacttctctGTTGAACCAGCTGAAAGCAGAAGGCCATTCCGTGCCCTTCTTGATGTTGGTCTTCTTCGAACAACTACTGGAAACCGTGTCTTTGGTGCTCTTAAG GGAGCTCTGGATGGTGGACTTGATATCCCTCACAGTGATAAACGGTTTGCTGGATACAGTAAGGACAGTAAGAGCCTTGATGCTGATGTCCATCGCAAGTACATCTATGGTGGGCATGTTGCTGCATACATGAAT ACCTTAATGGAAGATGAGCCAGAGAAGTACCAGACTCACTTTGCTGAGTACATCAAGGCTGGAGTTGAGGCAGGTAACCTTGAAGAGCTTTACAAGAAGGTTCATGCTGCAATTCGTGCTGACCCAAGCCCCAAGAAAACCGAGAAGCAGCCTCCCAAGGAACACAAGCG ATACAACCTGAAGAAGCTCACCTATGATGAGAGGAAGCAAAAGCTTATTGAGAGATTAAATGCTTTGAATGCTGCTGCTGGAGCCAATGATGATGAttcagatgaagatgatgagtaA
- the LOC122580878 gene encoding uncharacterized protein LOC122580878 has product MVHLFLSEPDWSFDGDDDSFKQRVSLLNDLEGIMRILIASQSRSEARFWLCNDISGISSLSSRQQRELFMNLLQTSSQKKDLAAQLLQMIFQKQPRKAGSILAKKSHMLEDFFRGNPRRILHWFSNFSGTSDMEHRKGAKALSQFAFVNRDICWEELEWKGKHGQSPAMVATKPHYFLDLDVEQTVENFLENVPEFWSSHEFANTLEDGDILCLDMKFFVNRFVKLMYKEDMEEIWKVINEFLMEEAFSSLCCHLLIALTERELCFFLDLLQESLNLDIKPKVFGDRCQYLEVILSRYSGSDSMDELLLLNAVINRGRQVVQLLQDDEHKDEKLQIKDIVQKIFKMPANPDGLVPLIKQCSNKKSTSSIKLLALHSWALHYFLTEEYGPPEAWESLFSSNGVSFRHSGKHELLHHNGLPDDSDSESDGRLSSSSKRKKKRNHRKKRRKSSTLDDSNDDDLLDLDFLYDKMDRQSKPSYWLLSTDGYSTSWSSVDLPEHLSKHCFSTWMKWGFSR; this is encoded by the exons ATGGTCCATTTGTTTCTTTCTGAACCAGACTGGAGTTTCGATGGAGATGATGATTCTTTTAAACAGAGAGTATCTCTCTTGAATGACCTAGAGGGTATAATGCGCATATTGATTGCATCTCAAAGTCGATCAGAGGCACGGTTTTGGCTTTGCAATGATATTTCAGGGATAAGTTCTTTATCTAGCCGGCAACAACGTGAGCTATTTATGAACCTATTGCAAACCAGTTCACAGAAGAAGGACCTAGCAGCTCAGCTTTTGCAGATGATTTTTCAGAAACAGCCAAGAAAGGCAGGGTCTATTCTAGCTAAGAAAAGCCACATGCTAGAGGATTTCTTTAGAG GAAATCCAAGACGTATTTTGCATTGGTTCTCTAATTTTTCTGGCACTAGTGATATGGAGCATAGAAAAGGGGCAAAAGCTTTATCCCAGTTTGCCTTTGTGAATCGTGACATCTGTTGGGAGGAGCTTGAATGGAAAGGCAAGCACGGGCAATCCCCTGCCATGGTGGCAACGAAGCCTCATTACTTCCTCGATCTTGATGTAGAACAAACAGTTGaaaattttcttgaaaatgtgCCAGAGTTTTGGTCATCTCATGAGTTTGCCAACACATTAGAAGATGGTGACATTTTGTGTTTGGATATGAAATTTTTCGTAAATAGGTTTGTGAAATTAATGTACAAAGAAGATATGGAGGAGATATGGAAAGTCATCAACGAGTTCCTAATGGAAGAAGCGTTCTCATCCTTATGTTGCCACCTTCTAATTGCTCTTACCGAGCGGGAACTCTGTTTTTTTCTGGATTTGCTTCAAGAATCACTCAACCTGGACATCAAACCTAAAGTTTTTGGCGACAGGTGTCAGTATTTGGAGGTCATACTTTCAAGATACAGTGGTTCAGATTCAATGGATGAACTACTTCTATTGAATGCAGTTATAAATCGAGGGCGCCAAGTAGTGCAACTTCTACAAGACGACGAACACAAGGATGAAAAGTTACAAATCAAGGATATTGTGcaaaagatatttaaaatgCCAGCAAATCCTGATGGTTTAGTCCCTCTAATTAAACAATGTTCCAATAAAAAGAGCACATCTTCGATAAAATTATTAGCGTTGCACTCTTGGGCTTTACATTACTTCTTGACAGAGGAATATGGGCCTCCTGAAGCTTGGGAATCTTTGTTTAGCAGCAACGGAGTAAGTTTTCGTCACTCGGGCAAGCATGAATTGTTGCATCATAATGGTTTACCAGATGACAGTGACTCGGAATCAGATGGTAGGCTCTCTTCAAGCTCGAAACGCAAGAAGAAACGAAAtcatagaaagaaaagaagaaaaagttcCACCCTTGATGACAGCAATGATGATGATCTTTTGGATTTAGATTTCTTGTATGATAAGATGGATCGTCAATCCAAGCCTAGTTATTGGTTACTCTCTACTGATGGATATTCTACTTCATGGAGTAGT GTTGATTTACCAGAACATTTATCAAAGCATTGTTTTTCAACTTGGATGAAGTGGGGATTTTCCAGATAG
- the LOC122582176 gene encoding uncharacterized protein LOC122582176 isoform X2 produces the protein MANPSANNTNGNGSAATAANGGSSAVPENSPTGPSERALKHPIGLSFEWTRDEQSLLEELLTKYASDKPVMRFAKIAEQLQDKTVRDVALRTRWMTKKENGKRRKDNSNSSRRHKDKKEKVADQQAKPSSNTANRSNGPQYAQPSTSIDSDDGISYKDIGGASGQLLEQNAQALDQILANFSTFKVQENIHLFSQTRNNILAIMNDLTDMPEMMKQMPPLPVKLNDELASSILP, from the exons ATGGCAAACCCATCTGCAAATAACACTAACGGCAATGGTTCTGCTGCCACCGCGGCCAACGGTGGTAGCTCTGCCGTGCCGGAGAATTCCCCGACGGGTCCTTCTGAACGTGCTTTAAAACACCCCATTGGTCTCTCTTTTGAGTGGACTCGTGATGAACAGTCTTTGCTTGAAGAATTGCTCACCAA ATATGCCTCAGATAAGCCGGTAATGCGTTTTGCAAAAATTGCAGAGCAGTTGCAAGACAAAACAGTAAGGGATGTGGCACTACGTACTAGATGGATGACT AAAAAGGAAAATGGTAAGCGAAGGAAAGACAATAGTAATTCATCCAGGAGGCATAAAGATAAAAAG GAAAAAGTTGCCGATCAACAGGCGAAACCATCTTCGAATACTGCAAATCGTTCCAATGGTCCTCAATACGCTCAACCATCGACCTCCATCGACAGTGATGATGGTATTTCTTACAAAG ATATTGGTGGTGCATCAGGTCAGCTTCTTGAACAGAATGCCCAGGCCTTGGATCAAATTTTGGCAAATTTTTCTACTTTCAAG GTGCAGGAGAACATCCATCTTTTTTCTCAAACAAGAAATAACATTCTTGCAATCATGAATGA CTTAACTGACATGCCGgaaatgatgaagcagatgCCGCCTCTACCCGTGAAGCTTAACGACGAGCTCGCCAGTTCTATACTTCCCTAG
- the LOC122581855 gene encoding peroxisomal membrane protein 13-like isoform X2, translating to MANNNNQNSGSSPPPKPWERAGTSSGPAPFKPSSLGSTSDVVEASGTARPGEIVPSNDASAVNVNALGRPVPPRPWMQQNTYGGAGYGSGLNYNSGYGAGTYGSYGGLGATGSYNTGLYGSNMYGGGYGGLYGGTGGMYGGGGMYNNTLGTPMGGYGMGIGGPYGDQDPNNPFGAPSSPPGFWISLMRVMHGVVTFFSRVAMLIDQNTQAFHMFMSALLQLFDRSGMLYGELARFVFRLLGVRTRPKKIQPPGPNGPHGPQNYIEPPKGSWDGVWGSN from the exons ATGgcgaataataataatcaaaattcaG GTAGTAGTCCACCTCCAAAACCATGGGAACGAGCTGGAACGTCATCAGGGCCTGCTCCTTTTAAACCTTCATCTCTTGGTAGCACGAGTGATGTAGTCGAGGCTTCCGGAACAGCAAGGCCCGGCGAAATCGTGCCTTCAAATGATGCATCAGCGGTTAACGTAAATGCACTTGGGAGGCCTGTCCCTCCTAGGCCATGGATGCAGCAGAACACATATGGAG GTGCAGGTTATGGTAGCGGTTTAAATTATAATTCTGGATATGGGGCGGGAACTTATGGTTCTTATGGCGGATTAGGGGCAACAGGATCCTATAACACTGGTTTATATGGAAGCAACATGTATGGAGGAGGTTATGGTGGCCTTTATGGAGGTACGGGTGGCATGTATGGTGGAGGAGGAATGTATAACAATACTTTAGGTACCCCGATGGGTGGGTATGGTATGGGAATTGGTGGTCCTTATGGTGATCAGGATCCAAATAATCCATTTGGCGCCCCTTCATCTCCTCCTGGATTTTGGATCTCCTTGATGCGCGTG ATGCATGGAGTTGTAACTTTCTTTAGTCGAGTAGCAATGCTGATAGACCAGAACACTCAAGCATTTCACATGTTTATGTCTGCCCTTCTCCAG TTGTTTGATCGCTCTGGAATGTTATATGGAGAGTTGGCTAGATTTGTATTTCGACTTCTTGGTGTTAGAACCAGGCCTAAAAAGATCCAACCCCCTGGACCTAACGGACCACATGGTCCTCAAAATTACATAGAGCCCCCCAAGGGTTCATGGGATGGTGTGTGGGGAAGCAACTGA
- the LOC122582176 gene encoding uncharacterized protein LOC122582176 isoform X1: MANPSANNTNGNGSAATAANGGSSAVPENSPTGPSERALKHPIGLSFEWTRDEQSLLEELLTKYASDKPVMRFAKIAEQLQDKTVRDVALRTRWMTIAFQILNFTEFVWIVLGVLGYSFKITGKKENGKRRKDNSNSSRRHKDKKEKVADQQAKPSSNTANRSNGPQYAQPSTSIDSDDGISYKDIGGASGQLLEQNAQALDQILANFSTFKVQENIHLFSQTRNNILAIMNDLTDMPEMMKQMPPLPVKLNDELASSILP, translated from the exons ATGGCAAACCCATCTGCAAATAACACTAACGGCAATGGTTCTGCTGCCACCGCGGCCAACGGTGGTAGCTCTGCCGTGCCGGAGAATTCCCCGACGGGTCCTTCTGAACGTGCTTTAAAACACCCCATTGGTCTCTCTTTTGAGTGGACTCGTGATGAACAGTCTTTGCTTGAAGAATTGCTCACCAA ATATGCCTCAGATAAGCCGGTAATGCGTTTTGCAAAAATTGCAGAGCAGTTGCAAGACAAAACAGTAAGGGATGTGGCACTACGTACTAGATGGATGACT ATTGCCTTCCAAATATTGAACTTTACGGAATTCGTGTGGATAGTACTAGGGGTGCTTGGATATTCATTTAAGATAACTGGG AAAAAGGAAAATGGTAAGCGAAGGAAAGACAATAGTAATTCATCCAGGAGGCATAAAGATAAAAAG GAAAAAGTTGCCGATCAACAGGCGAAACCATCTTCGAATACTGCAAATCGTTCCAATGGTCCTCAATACGCTCAACCATCGACCTCCATCGACAGTGATGATGGTATTTCTTACAAAG ATATTGGTGGTGCATCAGGTCAGCTTCTTGAACAGAATGCCCAGGCCTTGGATCAAATTTTGGCAAATTTTTCTACTTTCAAG GTGCAGGAGAACATCCATCTTTTTTCTCAAACAAGAAATAACATTCTTGCAATCATGAATGA CTTAACTGACATGCCGgaaatgatgaagcagatgCCGCCTCTACCCGTGAAGCTTAACGACGAGCTCGCCAGTTCTATACTTCCCTAG
- the LOC122581855 gene encoding peroxisomal membrane protein 13-like isoform X1 — MANNNNQNSGSSPPPKPWERAGTSSGPAPFKPSSLGSTSDVVEASGTARPGEIVPSNDASAVNVNALGRPVPPRPWMQQNTYGAGAGYGSGLNYNSGYGAGTYGSYGGLGATGSYNTGLYGSNMYGGGYGGLYGGTGGMYGGGGMYNNTLGTPMGGYGMGIGGPYGDQDPNNPFGAPSSPPGFWISLMRVMHGVVTFFSRVAMLIDQNTQAFHMFMSALLQLFDRSGMLYGELARFVFRLLGVRTRPKKIQPPGPNGPHGPQNYIEPPKGSWDGVWGSN; from the exons ATGgcgaataataataatcaaaattcaG GTAGTAGTCCACCTCCAAAACCATGGGAACGAGCTGGAACGTCATCAGGGCCTGCTCCTTTTAAACCTTCATCTCTTGGTAGCACGAGTGATGTAGTCGAGGCTTCCGGAACAGCAAGGCCCGGCGAAATCGTGCCTTCAAATGATGCATCAGCGGTTAACGTAAATGCACTTGGGAGGCCTGTCCCTCCTAGGCCATGGATGCAGCAGAACACATATGGAG CAGGTGCAGGTTATGGTAGCGGTTTAAATTATAATTCTGGATATGGGGCGGGAACTTATGGTTCTTATGGCGGATTAGGGGCAACAGGATCCTATAACACTGGTTTATATGGAAGCAACATGTATGGAGGAGGTTATGGTGGCCTTTATGGAGGTACGGGTGGCATGTATGGTGGAGGAGGAATGTATAACAATACTTTAGGTACCCCGATGGGTGGGTATGGTATGGGAATTGGTGGTCCTTATGGTGATCAGGATCCAAATAATCCATTTGGCGCCCCTTCATCTCCTCCTGGATTTTGGATCTCCTTGATGCGCGTG ATGCATGGAGTTGTAACTTTCTTTAGTCGAGTAGCAATGCTGATAGACCAGAACACTCAAGCATTTCACATGTTTATGTCTGCCCTTCTCCAG TTGTTTGATCGCTCTGGAATGTTATATGGAGAGTTGGCTAGATTTGTATTTCGACTTCTTGGTGTTAGAACCAGGCCTAAAAAGATCCAACCCCCTGGACCTAACGGACCACATGGTCCTCAAAATTACATAGAGCCCCCCAAGGGTTCATGGGATGGTGTGTGGGGAAGCAACTGA